One region of Planktothrix sp. FACHB-1365 genomic DNA includes:
- a CDS encoding tetratricopeptide repeat protein — protein MTQSEIIKKAEIHIKQGELDEAINICKIALKNNEDLGDAYRLMGIVMQLKGNYQQAENYYQQLLVLQPNQAEIYANLGIIYAEKQKWKSATDYYQMAIKINPNNTRFYRDLANIFTTTNQTELANECQYQILIREPDKIKPEDQFNLGNKFLDNDKIDQAIVCYRYAIQFNPTFYHPYCQLGLALSQKEHFKEAILAYQKAIELNPDFSWSYQGLGENLSKLQRFEEAILAYQKAIELNPDFSWSYQGLGENLSKLQRFEEAILAYQKAIELNPDFSWSYYGLGEAYQSVKQEKKAVSTYRHFIDINPNIAAAYFNLGIVLKELKQWEEAYIAFSNCLNINPDYPDLNLNLVEVHSNLGNWEDAISYLLQWLKRHSDDFDSYVKLGLILEKMGRTLDGDGCKYLQIIPFDVLKKHLNLSPDLLINIQDYTLAQKISIYPQSLVIFNPPNGILGELNFRLFPNSMVSPEAFVAVIPNGRVWGDALTSAVMTSEHQLIKDLSTGCSELVISREQLPEPLELEGNVAFLSAQFGLIYYHWMFDIIARLHLLEKADFDFNKIDWFVVNRHQSPYEKEMLKLLNIPEHKVIDNCIYPSVKGSVLLVPSFVQWSYLKSSKWGVNFIRNKFLFSGINTNNYPQRIYISRENANCRKVMNESEFLPFLETLGFQTVCLEHLPFQEQVGYFANAEIIIAPHGSGLTNLIFCRPNTKVIEFLFPQWETSYYWQLCNIVSCEYYCCVGESVDEVELNSIPIFDNIKVKPYNIIKLLKMAKVIE, from the coding sequence ATGACCCAATCAGAAATTATCAAAAAAGCTGAAATTCATATTAAACAAGGCGAATTAGATGAAGCAATTAATATTTGTAAAATTGCTTTGAAAAACAATGAAGATTTGGGTGACGCTTATCGATTAATGGGAATTGTAATGCAGTTAAAAGGGAACTACCAGCAAGCTGAAAATTATTATCAACAACTTTTAGTATTACAACCTAATCAAGCAGAAATATATGCCAATCTAGGTATAATTTATGCTGAGAAGCAAAAGTGGAAATCCGCTACAGATTATTATCAAATGGCAATAAAAATTAATCCTAATAATACAAGATTTTATAGAGATTTAGCCAATATTTTTACGACAACCAATCAAACGGAACTCGCCAACGAATGTCAATATCAAATTTTAATTAGAGAACCTGATAAAATTAAACCGGAAGACCAGTTTAATTTAGGAAATAAATTTTTAGACAATGACAAAATTGATCAAGCAATTGTTTGCTATCGTTACGCCATTCAATTTAATCCTACCTTTTATCATCCTTACTGTCAATTAGGGTTGGCTTTAAGTCAAAAAGAACATTTTAAAGAAGCAATTTTAGCCTATCAAAAAGCGATAGAATTGAATCCTGATTTTAGCTGGTCGTATCAAGGTTTAGGAGAAAATTTAAGTAAGCTACAACGCTTTGAAGAAGCAATTTTAGCCTATCAAAAAGCGATAGAATTAAATCCTGATTTTAGCTGGTCGTATCAAGGTTTAGGAGAAAATTTAAGTAAGCTACAACGCTTTGAAGAAGCAATTTTAGCCTATCAAAAGGCCATAGAATTAAATCCTGATTTTAGCTGGTCGTATTATGGTTTAGGGGAGGCTTACCAATCGGTTAAACAGGAAAAAAAAGCAGTTTCTACTTATCGTCATTTTATTGATATTAATCCTAATATTGCAGCAGCTTATTTTAATTTAGGAATAGTTTTAAAAGAATTGAAACAATGGGAAGAAGCGTACATTGCTTTTAGTAATTGTCTAAACATTAATCCTGATTATCCTGACTTAAATTTAAACTTAGTAGAAGTGCATTCTAATTTAGGAAATTGGGAAGACGCAATTTCTTATCTATTGCAATGGTTAAAACGACACTCAGACGATTTTGATAGTTATGTTAAATTGGGTTTAATTTTAGAAAAAATGGGTCGAACGTTAGATGGAGATGGATGTAAATATTTGCAAATCATCCCTTTTGATGTACTTAAAAAACACTTGAATTTATCCCCTGATTTACTAATAAATATTCAGGATTATACTCTAGCTCAAAAAATATCAATTTATCCTCAAAGTTTGGTAATTTTTAATCCTCCAAACGGAATATTGGGTGAACTTAATTTTAGGTTGTTTCCTAACTCTATGGTATCCCCAGAAGCGTTTGTTGCAGTGATCCCTAATGGACGAGTATGGGGAGATGCTTTAACATCTGCTGTCATGACTTCAGAACACCAGTTAATTAAGGATTTATCAACAGGTTGTAGTGAGTTAGTAATTAGTCGTGAGCAATTACCAGAGCCTTTAGAATTAGAAGGAAATGTCGCTTTTTTATCAGCGCAATTCGGATTAATTTATTACCATTGGATGTTTGATATTATAGCCCGTTTGCATTTATTAGAGAAAGCTGATTTTGATTTTAATAAAATTGATTGGTTTGTCGTTAACCGTCACCAATCTCCTTATGAAAAAGAAATGCTAAAGCTGTTGAATATTCCTGAACATAAAGTGATTGATAACTGTATTTATCCCTCTGTAAAAGGTTCAGTATTATTAGTTCCATCTTTTGTTCAGTGGAGTTATTTAAAGTCCTCCAAATGGGGAGTAAATTTTATTAGAAATAAATTTCTTTTTTCTGGTATTAATACAAATAATTATCCTCAGCGAATTTATATAAGCCGCGAAAATGCTAACTGCCGAAAAGTCATGAATGAGTCGGAATTTTTACCCTTTTTAGAAACATTAGGTTTTCAAACAGTGTGTTTAGAACATTTACCTTTTCAAGAACAAGTTGGTTATTTTGCTAATGCAGAAATTATTATTGCACCCCATGGGTCAGGATTAACTAATTTAATCTTTTGTCGTCCTAATACAAAGGTGATTGAATTTTTATTTCCTCAATGGGAAACTTCTTATTATTGGCAACTTTGCAATATAGTTAGCTGTGAATATTACTGTTGTGTCGGTGAATCTGTGGATGAGGTCGAATTAAATTCTATTCCCATTTTTGACAATATAAAAGTTAAGCCTTATAATATTATTAAACTTTTAAAAATGGCAAAGGTTATTGAATAA
- a CDS encoding TspO/MBR family protein — translation MIKSWMVIGGVTFLVALANNILLTPNDIRWFNRLTRPGWLTFEKAIPLIWTIVFIGGAWSAILVWEAEPQTPQTWVLMGFYLLVELVILSYTPVMCKTKSLRVGTLLGGTGFILGLMLIISVWPISQTAAFLLLPFVLWSPIGTYTTWAMIPLNPADA, via the coding sequence ATGATTAAATCTTGGATGGTAATTGGAGGAGTAACTTTTCTCGTCGCCTTAGCCAATAATATCCTTTTAACGCCTAATGACATCCGATGGTTTAATCGTTTAACTCGTCCGGGTTGGTTAACCTTTGAAAAGGCGATTCCTTTAATTTGGACAATTGTTTTTATTGGGGGGGCTTGGTCAGCAATTTTAGTTTGGGAAGCCGAACCCCAAACGCCTCAAACTTGGGTGTTAATGGGGTTTTATCTATTAGTAGAATTAGTGATTTTGTCCTATACCCCTGTGATGTGTAAAACGAAAAGTTTACGAGTTGGAACCCTTTTAGGGGGAACCGGTTTTATTTTAGGCTTAATGCTGATAATTAGTGTTTGGCCAATTTCTCAGACCGCAGCCTTTTTACTGCTTCCTTTTGTTTTGTGGAGTCCCATTGGAACCTACACCACCTGGGCGATGATCCCCCTAAATCCCGCAGACGCTTAA
- a CDS encoding tetratricopeptide repeat protein, which yields MSYFNDNNTRNDLQTAESYLISANHYLEQGTPELALSFYNQAIELNPDNDQIYYKLGQALMQLKRYEDAINAYSKSIKINPNFSWSYNSLGEVLIKLERWEEAITAYSQFIKFNHNFCWAYFGLGESFFNLNQIEKSIDYYKKAIELEPINCWIYIKLGDAFFKLKQQQNAIKIYSQAIQINPNVDWFYGKLAEVFLSQNQLENAIQAYQNAININPQSCYYIAIGKILIQQKLWDLALDYLIKGLQLQPDYHEAYYCISTIFKQNNQLLDAILCEVHHQLPISLIQKIFNLSDDHFITTPTEKNLTKIPVYLPSNIKLTPPKLIEGSLNPHFQLTSIHFPETFVYSIPQSQVWADTLTSAVLNSENQLITDLSTGSAALLVNSPHFISSRNIGGTVAFLSVKWGTNYYHWMFDIIARFDLLLQHFLIEEVDYFVVNRYQLNYEYETLQLLKIPSEKIIESCKNPALKADKILIPSYSHATSRTPQWACNFLKNLCLNSQENLELLPLERVYLSRSQASYRQVDNEAEVILFLQQFGFTALNLETLSVRQQAYYMANTKVIISPHGAALTNLVFCTPGTQVIEFLMPNWTLSCYWELSNIVGCDYYCLFCEAANTHCSPTDGSQNIKVNLDSLLKLMQWAGIV from the coding sequence ATGAGCTATTTTAACGATAATAATACCAGAAATGATTTACAAACAGCAGAATCTTATTTAATTTCTGCAAATCATTATTTAGAACAGGGAACCCCTGAACTAGCTTTATCTTTCTATAATCAAGCCATTGAATTAAATCCTGACAATGACCAGATTTATTATAAATTAGGTCAAGCTTTAATGCAGTTAAAACGTTATGAAGATGCCATAAATGCTTATTCTAAATCTATTAAAATTAACCCTAATTTTTCTTGGTCTTACAATAGTTTAGGAGAAGTATTAATTAAATTAGAACGCTGGGAAGAAGCGATCACAGCCTATAGCCAATTTATTAAATTTAATCATAATTTTTGTTGGGCTTATTTTGGTCTAGGGGAATCTTTCTTTAACTTAAACCAGATAGAAAAATCCATTGATTATTATAAAAAAGCAATTGAACTTGAACCTATAAATTGTTGGATTTATATTAAATTAGGAGATGCTTTTTTTAAATTAAAACAACAACAAAATGCAATTAAAATTTATTCTCAAGCAATTCAAATTAATCCAAATGTAGATTGGTTTTATGGGAAGTTAGCAGAAGTTTTTTTATCTCAAAATCAGTTAGAAAATGCAATTCAAGCCTACCAAAATGCCATCAATATAAATCCGCAAAGCTGTTATTATATCGCAATTGGTAAAATTTTAATTCAACAAAAACTATGGGATCTAGCTTTAGATTATTTAATTAAAGGATTACAATTACAGCCAGATTATCATGAAGCATATTATTGTATTTCTACTATTTTTAAACAAAATAATCAGCTATTAGATGCTATTCTTTGTGAGGTTCATCATCAATTACCAATTTCTTTAATTCAAAAAATATTTAATTTATCAGATGATCATTTTATTACGACTCCTACAGAAAAAAATTTAACTAAAATTCCAGTTTATCTACCTAGTAATATCAAACTTACTCCCCCTAAATTAATCGAAGGAAGTCTCAACCCTCATTTTCAATTAACCTCAATTCATTTCCCGGAAACCTTTGTTTATAGTATTCCTCAAAGCCAAGTTTGGGCGGATACATTAACCAGTGCTGTTCTCAATTCAGAGAATCAATTAATCACAGATTTATCCACCGGAAGTGCGGCTTTATTAGTTAATTCTCCTCATTTTATTTCGTCACGAAATATCGGTGGAACAGTGGCATTTTTATCAGTAAAATGGGGTACAAATTATTACCACTGGATGTTTGATATTATTGCTAGATTTGATTTATTATTACAACATTTTTTAATTGAAGAAGTCGATTATTTTGTGGTGAATCGATACCAATTAAACTATGAATATGAGACATTGCAACTATTAAAAATTCCCTCAGAAAAAATCATTGAAAGTTGCAAAAATCCTGCTTTAAAAGCAGATAAAATTTTAATTCCTTCCTATTCTCATGCAACGTCCAGAACCCCTCAATGGGCTTGTAATTTCTTGAAAAATTTGTGTCTCAATTCTCAAGAAAACTTAGAATTACTGCCCTTAGAAAGAGTTTATTTAAGTCGAAGTCAGGCATCCTATCGTCAAGTCGATAATGAAGCAGAAGTCATCTTATTTTTACAGCAATTTGGGTTTACCGCCTTGAATTTAGAAACTTTATCAGTTAGACAACAAGCCTATTATATGGCAAATACTAAAGTCATTATTTCTCCCCATGGAGCCGCTTTAACCAATTTAGTTTTTTGTACCCCAGGAACTCAGGTCATTGAGTTTTTAATGCCAAATTGGACGCTATCTTGTTATTGGGAATTAAGTAATATTGTGGGTTGTGATTATTACTGTTTATTTTGTGAAGCAGCGAATACCCATTGTTCTCCTACGGATGGATCTCAAAATATTAAGGTCAATTTGGATTCTCTTTTAAAATTAATGCAATGGGCTGGAATTGTTTAG